The following are encoded together in the Nocardioides sp. Arc9.136 genome:
- a CDS encoding GTP-binding protein LepA, with product MRLSSTLRRPEPWSEPRLVAHVDRLAEEHPPIELATCDFTVRDRDAVVARFAPVLDYMARAELEVERNTLELGVLLPHAPDVDRYFYREVWQPQESRHGLALDELQVRLGLPPALTDLTTISPKIRAVGALAHVGALQDVVRMLYYLTGMTTERSALLAYHRLQDGLTEMGETAVVRTVIAPIRRQEPGHFAFYQLSARGLWARLSEWQRWLVRRLRAVSFAPVAAGDDTRKADVGDMMIALGIGTPEASEEFVQTVARTEAELLGAAEAGLAVPPYIVRSFRECLELARERVALAA from the coding sequence GTGCGTCTCTCCTCCACCCTCCGCCGTCCCGAGCCCTGGTCCGAGCCCCGCCTGGTCGCCCACGTCGACCGGCTCGCCGAGGAGCACCCGCCGATCGAGCTCGCCACCTGCGACTTCACCGTCCGCGACCGGGACGCGGTGGTGGCGCGGTTCGCGCCGGTCCTGGACTACATGGCGCGCGCCGAGCTCGAGGTCGAGCGCAACACCCTCGAGCTCGGCGTCCTGCTGCCCCACGCCCCCGACGTCGACCGGTACTTCTACCGCGAGGTCTGGCAGCCCCAGGAGTCCCGCCACGGCCTGGCCCTCGACGAGCTGCAGGTCCGGCTCGGGCTCCCGCCGGCGCTGACCGACCTCACGACGATCTCGCCGAAGATCCGCGCGGTCGGCGCGCTCGCCCACGTCGGCGCGCTGCAGGACGTCGTGCGGATGCTCTACTACCTGACCGGCATGACCACCGAGCGCTCCGCGCTGCTGGCCTACCACCGGCTCCAGGACGGCCTGACCGAGATGGGCGAGACTGCCGTCGTCCGGACCGTCATCGCGCCGATCCGGCGCCAGGAGCCGGGCCACTTCGCCTTCTACCAGCTCTCCGCCCGCGGGCTCTGGGCGCGACTCTCGGAGTGGCAGCGCTGGCTGGTGCGGCGGCTGCGGGCGGTGTCGTTCGCGCCGGTCGCCGCCGGCGACGACACGCGCAAGGCCGACGTCGGCGACATGATGATCGCGCTCGGCATCGGCACCCCCGAGGCGTCCGAGGAGTTCGTGCAGACGGTCGCGCGGACCGAGGCCGAGCTGCTCGGGGCGGCCGAGGCCGGGCTGGCGGTGCCGCCGTACATCGTGCGGTCCTTCCGCGAGTGCCTCGAGCTCGCCCGGGAGCGCGTGGCGCTGGCCGCGTGA
- a CDS encoding RNA-binding S4 domain-containing protein, translated as MRLPWKKSQPDPEPDPTPQPVDVAIRDEMIRLGQFLKLANLVETGAEAKPVIADGLVRVNGEVELRRGRQLRVGDVVELAGQAARVSDEDAADDLPW; from the coding sequence ATGCGCCTGCCGTGGAAGAAGAGCCAGCCGGACCCGGAGCCGGACCCGACGCCCCAGCCGGTGGACGTCGCGATCCGCGACGAGATGATCCGGCTCGGGCAGTTCCTCAAGCTCGCGAACCTCGTCGAGACCGGGGCGGAGGCCAAGCCGGTCATCGCCGACGGGCTGGTGCGCGTCAACGGCGAGGTGGAGCTGCGCCGGGGGCGCCAGCTGCGCGTCGGTGACGTCGTCGAGCTGGCGGGGCAGGCCGCCCGGGTGTCCGACGAGGACGCCGCGGACGACCTGCCCTGGTGA
- a CDS encoding inositol monophosphatase family protein, protein MATPHPDYTDDLRLAHVLADDADSLTTARFKALDLHVMSKPDLTPVTDADQAVEEGIRRTLSRVRSRDAVTGEEQGSTGHSQRRWIVDPIDGTKNFVRGVPVWATLISLVVDDEVVLGVVSAPQLQRRWWASVGGGAWTGRSLLKATQCRVSDVRRLEDASLSYSSLSGWDERGRLEDLLALMRRVWRTRAYGDFWSYMLLAEGAVDIAAEPELEVYDMAALDVIVREAGGRFTSLDGVDGPFGGNALASNGHLHEAALSFIGALPDLGGDPDDPDWPRTGPGSVSDLRSRRRPEVGDLPLD, encoded by the coding sequence GTGGCCACCCCGCACCCCGACTACACCGACGACCTGCGCCTCGCGCACGTGCTCGCCGACGACGCCGACTCGCTCACGACGGCGAGGTTCAAGGCGCTCGACCTGCACGTCATGAGCAAGCCGGACCTGACCCCCGTGACCGACGCCGACCAGGCCGTCGAGGAGGGGATCCGGCGCACGCTCTCGCGGGTCCGCTCGCGCGACGCCGTCACCGGCGAGGAGCAGGGCTCGACCGGGCACAGCCAGCGGCGCTGGATCGTCGACCCGATCGACGGCACGAAGAACTTCGTGCGCGGCGTGCCGGTGTGGGCGACGCTCATCTCCCTCGTCGTCGACGACGAGGTCGTGCTCGGCGTCGTGTCCGCCCCGCAGCTGCAGCGCCGCTGGTGGGCCTCGGTGGGCGGAGGCGCCTGGACCGGCCGGTCGCTGCTCAAGGCGACCCAGTGCCGCGTCTCCGACGTACGTCGCCTCGAGGACGCGTCGCTGTCCTACTCCTCGCTCTCCGGCTGGGACGAACGCGGCCGGCTGGAGGACCTGCTCGCCCTCATGCGGCGCGTCTGGCGCACCCGCGCCTACGGCGACTTCTGGTCCTACATGCTGCTCGCCGAGGGCGCGGTCGACATCGCCGCCGAGCCCGAGCTCGAGGTCTACGACATGGCGGCACTCGACGTGATCGTGCGCGAGGCCGGCGGGCGATTCACCTCCCTCGACGGGGTCGACGGGCCGTTCGGCGGCAACGCGCTCGCCTCCAACGGCCACCTCCACGAGGCGGCGCTGTCGTTCATCGGCGCGCTGCCCGACCTCGGCGGCGACCCCGACGACCCGGACTGGCCGCGCACCGGCCCGGGCTCCGTCTCCGACCTGCGCTCGCGCCGCCGCCCCGAGGTCGGCGACCTGCCGCTGGACTGA
- the rsgA gene encoding ribosome small subunit-dependent GTPase A translates to MSGRYYEHDQEHYERPRRHTRPRTKERPSYDDAVDAVVVTVDRGRFTLLVDGATVMAMKARPLGRKGVVVGDRVRVVGDTSGAPGSLARIVEVRERETVLRRTADDDDPVERVIVSNASQLVVVAALADPEPRPRLIDRALVAAYDAGMQPLLCLTKSDLRDPESLLVTYRSLGVPWVVTRRGDDLTEVRARLEGRTSVLVGHSGVGKSTLVNALVPEAHREVGHVNAVTGRGRHTSTSAYMLPLPGDRGGWIIDTPGIRSFGLAHVEPEHLIEAFPDLDEMTEDCPRGCTHGEDEPECGLDDAVAAGQADPERVQSFRRLLAARSTGPDY, encoded by the coding sequence ATGTCGGGTCGCTACTACGAGCACGACCAGGAGCACTACGAGCGGCCGCGCCGCCACACCCGGCCGCGGACCAAGGAGCGCCCGTCGTACGACGACGCGGTGGACGCGGTCGTCGTCACCGTCGACCGCGGGCGGTTCACCCTGCTCGTCGACGGCGCCACGGTGATGGCGATGAAGGCGCGTCCGCTGGGCCGCAAGGGCGTGGTGGTCGGCGACCGGGTCCGGGTGGTCGGCGACACGAGCGGCGCGCCGGGCTCGCTGGCGCGGATCGTCGAGGTCCGCGAGCGCGAGACCGTGCTGCGGCGCACCGCCGACGACGACGACCCGGTCGAGCGGGTGATCGTCAGCAACGCCTCGCAGCTGGTCGTGGTGGCCGCCCTGGCCGACCCCGAGCCGCGCCCGCGGCTGATCGACCGGGCGCTCGTCGCGGCGTACGACGCCGGGATGCAGCCGCTGCTGTGCCTGACCAAGTCCGACCTGCGCGACCCGGAGTCGCTGCTGGTGACCTACCGCTCGCTCGGCGTGCCCTGGGTGGTCACCCGGCGCGGCGACGACCTCACCGAGGTGCGCGCCCGGCTCGAGGGCCGCACCAGCGTGCTGGTCGGCCACAGCGGGGTCGGCAAGTCCACCCTGGTCAACGCGCTGGTGCCCGAGGCCCACCGGGAGGTCGGCCACGTCAACGCGGTGACCGGTCGCGGCCGGCACACCTCGACCTCGGCGTACATGCTCCCGCTGCCCGGCGACCGGGGCGGCTGGATCATCGACACCCCCGGCATCCGCTCCTTCGGCCTGGCCCACGTCGAGCCCGAGCACCTGATCGAGGCGTTCCCCGACCTCGACGAGATGACCGAGGACTGCCCCCGCGGGTGCACCCACGGCGAGGACGAGCCGGAGTGCGGGCTCGACGACGCGGTCGCCGCCGGCCAGGCCGATCCCGAGCGGGTGCAGTCCTTCCGCCGCCTGCTCGCCGCGCGGAGCACTGGTCCGGACTACTGA
- a CDS encoding DUF2231 domain-containing protein, producing the protein MEINGLPLHALVVHAAVVLGPVAALFGIAYAAVPRWRDWIRWPMVALAVPAAIAVWVAYLSGEQLTEANQYGGPLLALVETHESRAEVFRLVVLAFAVVAVLAAALHRRAGAVRWVLAALVAVSGVATVVYAVLTGDAGAQVAWYGVEG; encoded by the coding sequence ATGGAGATCAACGGCCTGCCGCTGCACGCACTCGTCGTCCACGCCGCCGTCGTGCTGGGTCCGGTGGCGGCCCTGTTCGGCATCGCGTACGCCGCCGTGCCGCGCTGGCGGGACTGGATCCGGTGGCCCATGGTCGCCCTCGCCGTGCCGGCCGCGATCGCGGTCTGGGTGGCGTACCTCTCCGGCGAGCAGCTCACCGAGGCCAACCAGTACGGCGGCCCGCTGCTCGCCCTGGTCGAGACCCACGAGTCGCGCGCCGAGGTCTTCCGGCTGGTCGTGCTCGCCTTCGCCGTCGTCGCGGTGCTCGCCGCCGCGCTGCACCGCCGCGCGGGTGCCGTGCGGTGGGTCCTCGCCGCGCTGGTGGCCGTCTCCGGCGTCGCGACCGTCGTCTACGCGGTGCTCACCGGCGACGCCGGGGCGCAGGTCGCCTGGTACGGCGTGGAGGGCTGA
- a CDS encoding DUF445 domain-containing protein, with product MTTTMPMITADPEADALRRKGLRQMRAIAVGLLLLAAAVYAATLGQDGVLGFVNAGAEASMVGAIADWFAVTALFRHPLGLPVPHTALIPKRKDELGRGLEEFVGENFLQEDIIRDRVTAATISLRVGRWLAEPAHAQRVVDEVADVAVIALGKVRDDHVEGLIREALVPRFREEPISPLLGGLLSETLRDDLHHGLVDLALTELHDWLVDNPDTVTEILGERAPWWSPPSVNDRVSARVHLELVRWVADIRDDPRHHARRALDSMLEQLAHDLLEDPSTQERTERLKERLLDHPQVLASSVSLWNALRRGLTGSLRDPEGAVRQRLLTEAAAFADRLLAEEELRARLDGLAADAAVFAVGRYGAELTTVITSTIERWDGKEAARRIELHVGRDLQFIRINGTIVGGLVGVLIHAISVIIH from the coding sequence ATGACCACGACGATGCCGATGATCACCGCCGACCCCGAGGCCGACGCCCTGCGACGCAAGGGCCTGCGCCAGATGCGGGCGATCGCGGTCGGGCTGCTCCTGCTCGCCGCCGCGGTGTACGCCGCCACCCTCGGCCAGGACGGGGTGCTCGGCTTCGTCAACGCCGGCGCGGAGGCCTCGATGGTGGGTGCCATTGCCGACTGGTTCGCGGTGACCGCGCTGTTCCGGCACCCGTTGGGGCTGCCGGTGCCGCACACGGCCCTGATCCCCAAGCGCAAGGACGAGCTCGGCCGGGGCCTGGAGGAGTTCGTCGGCGAGAACTTCCTGCAGGAGGACATCATCCGCGACCGGGTGACCGCCGCGACGATCTCGCTGCGGGTGGGTCGCTGGCTGGCCGAGCCGGCGCACGCCCAGCGGGTGGTCGACGAGGTGGCCGACGTCGCGGTGATCGCGCTGGGCAAGGTCCGCGACGACCACGTCGAGGGGCTGATCCGCGAGGCGCTCGTGCCGCGGTTCCGCGAGGAGCCGATCTCGCCGCTGCTCGGTGGGCTGCTGAGCGAGACGCTGCGCGACGACCTGCACCACGGGCTGGTCGACCTGGCCCTCACCGAGCTGCACGACTGGCTCGTCGACAACCCCGACACGGTCACCGAGATCCTCGGCGAGCGGGCGCCGTGGTGGTCGCCGCCGAGCGTCAACGACCGGGTCAGCGCGCGCGTCCACCTCGAGCTGGTGCGCTGGGTGGCCGACATCCGCGACGACCCCCGCCACCACGCCCGACGCGCCCTGGACTCGATGCTCGAGCAGCTCGCGCACGACCTGCTCGAGGACCCCAGCACCCAGGAGCGCACCGAGCGGCTCAAGGAGCGGCTGCTGGACCACCCGCAGGTGCTGGCCTCGAGCGTCTCCCTGTGGAACGCGCTGCGCCGCGGGCTCACCGGCTCCCTGCGCGACCCCGAGGGCGCGGTCCGTCAGCGGCTGCTGACCGAGGCGGCCGCCTTCGCCGACCGGCTGCTGGCCGAGGAGGAGCTGCGCGCGCGGCTCGACGGGCTCGCCGCCGACGCCGCCGTCTTCGCCGTCGGTCGGTACGGCGCGGAGCTGACGACCGTCATCACCAGCACCATCGAGCGGTGGGACGGCAAGGAGGCCGCGCGACGCATCGAGCTGCACGTCGGCCGGGACCTGCAGTTCATCCGGATCAACGGCACGATCGTCGGCGGGCTCGTCGGTGTGCTCATCCACGCGATCTCGGTCATCATCCACTGA
- a CDS encoding CBS domain-containing protein — protein sequence MHIGEVLSRKPRSDVVTIRPDAVVGELVALLAEHNVGALVVSVDGTSVDGIVSERDVVRRLHADAAVAEVPVAAIMTPEVTTCSPASALDELMRTMTDRRVRHVPVVEDGRLVGIVSIGDLVKHKIGELQFERDQLDSYVHQT from the coding sequence GTGCACATCGGTGAGGTCCTCAGCCGCAAGCCGCGCTCCGACGTGGTCACCATCCGCCCGGACGCCGTCGTGGGCGAGCTGGTCGCCCTCCTGGCCGAGCACAACGTGGGCGCGCTGGTCGTCAGCGTCGACGGCACGTCGGTCGACGGCATCGTCAGCGAGCGCGACGTGGTGCGCCGCCTGCACGCCGACGCCGCTGTCGCCGAGGTGCCGGTCGCCGCGATCATGACCCCCGAGGTCACCACCTGCTCCCCCGCCTCCGCGCTCGACGAGCTGATGCGGACCATGACCGACCGACGCGTGCGGCACGTCCCCGTCGTCGAGGACGGCCGGCTCGTCGGCATCGTCAGCATCGGCGACCTGGTCAAGCACAAGATCGGCGAGCTCCAGTTCGAGCGCGACCAGCTCGACAGCTACGTGCACCAGACCTGA
- the aroA gene encoding 3-phosphoshikimate 1-carboxyvinyltransferase yields MTEPARPAVEDPWPAPRARGPVRATVTLPGSKSLTNRALVLAAVADGPSVVRRALRSRDTTLMAAALTSLGAHVDTSGEDWAVTPGPLAGGARVDCGLAGTVMRFVPPVAGLASGAVAFDGDPHMRKRPVGEVLGALRGLGIDVEGDALPFTVRGTGSVPGGTVVVDASASSQFISALLLAGARYDRGVEVRHEGAPVPSLPHIDMTVAMLRDHGVEVDDAEPDRWAVAPGPVRAVDHVIEPDLSNAAPFLALAAVSGGTVTVRDWPRSTTQAGDALRGILAAMGCTVALTDDGLSVTGPDRLLGVDLDLHDVGELAPAVAALCAVASTPSHLRGIAHIRGHETDRLAALATELGRLGADVTEHPDGLELRPAPLHGGVFRTYADHRMAHAGVVVGAAVDGVLVEDVATTGKTFPDFAGFWAGLLG; encoded by the coding sequence GTGACCGAGCCCGCGCGCCCCGCCGTCGAGGACCCCTGGCCCGCGCCGCGCGCACGGGGGCCGGTCCGCGCGACCGTCACGCTACCCGGCAGCAAGTCACTCACCAACCGCGCGCTGGTGCTGGCCGCCGTGGCCGACGGCCCCTCGGTCGTGCGCCGCGCCCTGCGCTCGCGCGACACCACGCTGATGGCCGCGGCCCTCACCTCGCTGGGCGCGCACGTCGACACCTCCGGCGAGGACTGGGCCGTCACGCCCGGACCGCTGGCCGGCGGTGCACGGGTCGACTGCGGCCTGGCCGGCACCGTGATGCGCTTCGTGCCCCCCGTCGCCGGCCTCGCGTCGGGGGCCGTGGCGTTCGACGGCGACCCCCACATGCGCAAGCGCCCGGTCGGCGAGGTGCTCGGCGCGCTGCGCGGCCTCGGCATCGACGTCGAGGGCGACGCCCTGCCGTTCACGGTCCGCGGCACCGGCTCCGTCCCGGGCGGCACCGTCGTGGTCGACGCCTCGGCCTCCTCGCAGTTCATCTCGGCGCTGCTCCTGGCCGGCGCCCGCTACGACCGTGGCGTCGAGGTGCGGCACGAGGGCGCACCGGTCCCCTCGCTCCCGCACATCGACATGACCGTCGCGATGCTGCGCGACCACGGCGTCGAGGTCGACGACGCCGAGCCCGACCGCTGGGCGGTCGCGCCCGGTCCCGTGCGCGCAGTCGACCACGTCATCGAGCCGGACCTGTCCAACGCCGCACCGTTCCTGGCGCTGGCGGCGGTCTCCGGTGGCACGGTGACCGTCCGCGACTGGCCCCGCAGCACCACCCAGGCCGGGGACGCGCTGCGCGGCATCCTCGCCGCGATGGGGTGCACCGTCGCGCTCACCGACGACGGCCTCTCGGTGACCGGACCCGACCGGCTCCTCGGTGTCGACCTGGACCTGCACGACGTCGGCGAGCTGGCCCCCGCCGTGGCCGCCCTGTGCGCGGTGGCCTCGACCCCCTCGCACCTGCGCGGCATCGCCCACATCCGCGGGCACGAGACCGACCGGCTCGCCGCGCTCGCGACCGAGCTGGGCCGCCTCGGCGCCGACGTCACCGAGCACCCCGACGGCCTCGAGCTGCGTCCCGCGCCCCTGCACGGCGGCGTGTTCCGCACCTACGCCGACCACCGGATGGCCCACGCCGGCGTGGTCGTGGGCGCCGCCGTCGACGGCGTCCTCGTCGAGGACGTCGCCACCACCGGGAAGACCTTCCCCGACTTCGCCGGCTTCTGGGCCGGGCTGCTCGGCTGA
- a CDS encoding FAD-dependent oxidoreductase yields the protein MGGRTEADVVVVGAGLAGLRCARVLQDAGLDVVVCEATGRVGGRVRTDRVDGFLVDQGFQLLNPAYPAVRRWVDVDALDLQPFPAGVLARTAEDAELLADPLRELGLTGRTARSVAVRPREVLAVLRWARPLVGRGTGLADRVTPRRGDVTLRDSLDRAGVHGFLRNVVDRFLAGVVLDASGSTADAYALLLARSFATGTPSLPAAGMQALPAQLAAALGDRVLLRTPVEAVDTTGPEPVLLTAAGTTRTRHVVVATDGATAHRLVGTPTPVPRGVVTQWWAVDDLTGRRDREAPGVLAVDARTRPSGPVVNTAVVSSAAPSYAPPGRHLVQASALLGTGATVPSEGRMRRHAADLLGIGAEGWTEVARHELPQALPAQPVPFAARQPVELSPGLVVCGDHRDTASIQGALVSGQRAARAVLASRDRAGARHS from the coding sequence GTGGGTGGACGCACCGAGGCCGACGTCGTGGTCGTCGGAGCCGGCCTGGCCGGCCTGCGCTGCGCCCGCGTGCTCCAGGACGCCGGCCTGGACGTCGTGGTCTGCGAGGCCACCGGCCGGGTGGGTGGCCGGGTGCGGACCGACCGGGTCGACGGCTTCCTGGTCGACCAGGGCTTCCAGCTGCTCAACCCCGCCTACCCCGCCGTCCGGCGCTGGGTCGACGTCGACGCGCTCGACCTGCAGCCGTTCCCGGCCGGCGTGCTGGCCCGGACCGCCGAGGACGCCGAGCTGCTCGCTGACCCGCTGCGCGAGCTCGGCCTCACGGGTCGCACGGCGCGCTCGGTCGCGGTCCGGCCCCGCGAGGTGCTCGCCGTGCTGCGCTGGGCGCGGCCGCTCGTGGGCCGCGGGACCGGGCTGGCCGACCGCGTGACGCCCCGGCGCGGCGACGTGACGCTGCGCGACTCGCTGGACCGGGCCGGTGTCCACGGCTTCCTGCGCAACGTCGTCGACCGCTTCCTGGCCGGCGTCGTCCTCGACGCGTCGGGGTCGACGGCCGACGCCTACGCCCTCCTGCTCGCCCGGAGCTTCGCGACCGGGACCCCCTCGCTGCCGGCGGCCGGCATGCAGGCGCTGCCGGCCCAGCTCGCGGCCGCGCTCGGCGACCGGGTCCTGCTGCGCACGCCGGTCGAGGCGGTCGACACCACCGGCCCCGAGCCGGTGCTGCTGACCGCCGCCGGGACGACCCGCACCCGGCACGTGGTCGTGGCAACCGACGGGGCGACCGCGCACCGCCTCGTCGGGACGCCCACGCCGGTCCCCCGCGGCGTCGTCACCCAGTGGTGGGCGGTCGACGACCTCACCGGCCGTCGTGACCGCGAGGCGCCCGGCGTGCTCGCCGTGGACGCCCGGACCCGGCCCAGCGGCCCGGTGGTCAACACCGCGGTGGTCTCCTCGGCCGCACCGTCCTACGCCCCGCCCGGCCGGCACCTGGTGCAGGCCTCCGCGCTGCTCGGGACCGGCGCCACCGTGCCCTCGGAGGGACGCATGCGCCGGCACGCGGCGGACCTGCTCGGCATCGGGGCCGAGGGCTGGACGGAGGTGGCGCGGCACGAGCTGCCGCAGGCGCTGCCCGCCCAGCCGGTGCCCTTCGCGGCGCGGCAGCCGGTCGAGCTGTCCCCCGGGCTCGTCGTGTGCGGCGACCACCGCGACACCGCCTCGATCCAGGGTGCCCTGGTCAGCGGCCAGCGCGCCGCCCGCGCGGTGCTGGCCTCCCGGGACCGGGCCGGTGCCCGGCACTCCTGA
- a CDS encoding DUF1772 domain-containing protein produces the protein MPGTPETLLLGATALHAGFQVTVTVLVYPRLAETSAPDWRRVHGRHSRRITPLVAVVYVAVLAACAAALADPGPADVAAVAASAVALGTTATLAAPLHGRLTERDDRLVARLLRADRVRAVASVLALAAAVAAVLA, from the coding sequence GTGCCCGGCACTCCTGAGACGCTGCTGCTCGGCGCGACCGCCCTCCACGCCGGCTTCCAGGTGACGGTGACGGTCCTGGTCTACCCCCGGCTGGCCGAGACCTCGGCCCCCGACTGGCGCCGCGTGCACGGCCGGCACAGCCGGCGGATCACGCCCCTCGTCGCCGTCGTGTACGTCGCCGTGCTGGCCGCCTGCGCGGCGGCGCTGGCCGACCCGGGGCCGGCCGACGTGGCGGCCGTGGCCGCGAGCGCCGTGGCCCTGGGCACCACAGCGACGCTCGCCGCTCCCCTGCACGGCCGGCTCACCGAGCGCGACGACCGGCTGGTGGCGCGGCTGCTCCGCGCCGACCGGGTGCGTGCCGTCGCCTCCGTGCTCGCCCTGGCCGCGGCCGTGGCGGCCGTCCTCGCCTGA
- a CDS encoding RDD family protein: MSDPYGQNPGPPPHGQQPEQPGPPYGQPPAQPPYGQPQYGQPPYGQPPYGQPQYGQPPYGQPPYGQPYGGAPYGGPAPTYASWGRRIAAYLVDGVIPLVAYAIAGGVLAATSETTTRTTTDAFLGTRTETTTDPTATGLAVAAVLYLVALAFTIWNQWIRQGRTGYSLGKQVLGIKLVKDGTDVPPGIALNIGRSFAHILDALPCYLGFVWPLFDAKNRTFADMLCTTTVVLRPKV; encoded by the coding sequence GTGAGCGACCCCTACGGCCAGAACCCCGGTCCCCCTCCCCACGGCCAGCAGCCCGAGCAGCCCGGCCCGCCCTACGGCCAGCCCCCGGCGCAGCCGCCGTACGGCCAGCCGCAGTACGGGCAGCCCCCTTACGGCCAGCCCCCTTACGGCCAGCCGCAGTACGGCCAGCCCCCGTACGGCCAGCCCCCGTACGGCCAGCCGTACGGCGGGGCGCCGTACGGCGGGCCCGCGCCGACGTACGCCTCCTGGGGGCGCCGGATCGCCGCCTACCTGGTCGACGGGGTGATCCCGCTGGTGGCGTACGCGATCGCGGGCGGCGTGCTGGCCGCGACGTCGGAGACCACGACCCGGACCACGACCGACGCGTTCCTCGGCACCCGCACCGAGACCACGACCGACCCGACCGCGACCGGCCTGGCGGTCGCCGCGGTGCTCTACCTCGTCGCGCTGGCCTTCACGATCTGGAACCAGTGGATCCGCCAAGGCCGCACCGGCTACTCCCTCGGCAAGCAGGTGCTGGGCATCAAGCTGGTCAAGGACGGCACGGACGTGCCGCCGGGCATCGCCTTGAACATCGGGCGGAGCTTCGCACACATCCTCGACGCGCTGCCCTGCTACCTGGGCTTCGTGTGGCCGCTGTTCGACGCCAAGAACCGGACGTTCGCCGACATGCTCTGCACGACCACCGTGGTGCTCCGGCCTAAGGTCTGA
- a CDS encoding FKBP-type peptidyl-prolyl cis-trans isomerase, protein MDKPEIDFPDFEPPTDLQVTDITVGDGPEAAAGNTVEVHYVGVAHSTGEEFDASYNRGEPLRFRLGIGQVISGWDTGVQGMKVGGRRKLVIPPHLGYGDRGAGGAIKPGETLIFVVDLLGVS, encoded by the coding sequence ATGGACAAGCCCGAGATCGACTTCCCCGACTTCGAACCGCCCACCGACCTGCAGGTCACCGACATCACCGTCGGCGACGGCCCGGAGGCCGCCGCCGGCAACACGGTGGAGGTCCACTACGTGGGCGTCGCCCACTCCACCGGCGAGGAGTTCGACGCGTCGTACAACCGCGGCGAGCCCCTGCGCTTCCGCCTCGGCATCGGCCAGGTCATCTCCGGGTGGGACACCGGCGTGCAGGGCATGAAGGTCGGCGGTCGCCGCAAGCTGGTCATCCCGCCGCACCTGGGGTACGGCGACCGCGGTGCAGGCGGCGCCATCAAGCCCGGTGAGACGCTGATCTTCGTCGTCGACCTGCTCGGCGTCAGCTGA
- a CDS encoding DICT sensory domain-containing protein, with the protein MNNLLKSEPGLSIGDLADRTGVSPATLRMWETRHGFPEPVRRESGHRRYAESDVEAVREVVRRREEGVRLDRAIGHAVEQARAAAAPTPDSVFAELRRRHPQLQPQRLSKATLLALSWAIEDEFCARADRATIFGSFQDERFYAPAAPRWEELARVSRAAFALAAGGPDPRATHVHHVPLAEDSPLRREWTVVCDSVDLPAVLAAWELPGQDDVPDRERVFEAVWGVDPGAVRDAARVCARVAADAGVAAARPVLFELADDPAPGVVDLATVSTLFNRVVGYVDRYGRG; encoded by the coding sequence GTGAACAACCTGTTGAAGTCTGAGCCGGGCCTGTCCATCGGTGACCTGGCCGACCGCACCGGGGTGTCGCCGGCGACGCTGCGGATGTGGGAGACCCGGCACGGCTTCCCCGAGCCGGTCCGGCGCGAGTCCGGCCACCGGCGGTACGCCGAGTCCGACGTGGAGGCGGTCCGCGAGGTGGTCCGCCGGCGCGAGGAGGGCGTGCGGTTGGACCGCGCGATCGGCCACGCGGTCGAGCAGGCGCGGGCCGCGGCGGCGCCGACACCCGACTCGGTCTTCGCCGAGCTGCGCCGGCGGCACCCGCAGCTGCAGCCACAGCGGCTGAGCAAGGCGACGCTGCTGGCGCTGTCCTGGGCGATCGAGGACGAGTTCTGCGCCCGCGCGGACCGGGCCACCATCTTCGGGTCGTTCCAGGACGAGCGGTTCTACGCCCCGGCGGCGCCCCGATGGGAAGAGCTGGCCCGGGTCTCGCGGGCGGCGTTCGCGCTGGCCGCCGGCGGCCCGGACCCGCGCGCGACGCACGTCCACCACGTGCCGCTCGCCGAGGACTCCCCGCTGCGCCGCGAGTGGACGGTCGTCTGCGACTCCGTCGACCTCCCGGCCGTCCTGGCCGCCTGGGAGCTGCCGGGCCAGGACGACGTACCCGACCGCGAGCGCGTGTTCGAGGCGGTGTGGGGCGTGGACCCCGGCGCGGTGCGCGACGCCGCGCGGGTCTGCGCGCGGGTGGCCGCCGACGCCGGCGTGGCCGCGGCGCGTCCGGTGCTCTTCGAGCTGGCCGACGACCCTGCACCGGGAGTCGTCGACCTCGCCACCGTGTCGACGCTGTTCAACCGGGTCGTCGGGTACGTCGACCGCTACGGGCGCGGCTGA